DNA from Terriglobus tenax:
TTCAGCTTGAAGCATATCGCGCGACCAAAAATCCGAAGTATCTTCTGCGTGGCGCAAAAGAGATGGCGGCTTACATTCAGAAGCTGCAACAGCCAAATGGGCTCTTCTTCCATTCTCCAGACGCGAAATACTTTTGGGGAAGAGGCAATGGCTGGGTGGCAGCCGGCATGACGGAGATGCTGACCTCTCTTCCCAAGAGCAACCCGAATTATCCCGTCATTCTTGCTGGATACAAGAAGATGATGTCTGCATTGCTTGCATCGCAAGGCAAGGACGGTGTGTGGCGTCAGCTTCTTGATAAAGAAGAATCGTGGGCGGAGTCTTCATCCAGCGGTATGTTTACCTTCGCATTCGCCGAAGGCGTGCGCAATGGCTGGCTGGCAAAAGACCTTTACAGTCCTGCTGTCTATCGCGCGTGGACAGGCGTGAGTGGCTTGGTCGATCAAAACTCTCTTGTCACCAGTGTTTGCGAAGGAACAAATAAAGAAGATTCGCTTACGTACTACCTGTTGAGAAAGCGCCGCACCGGTGACTTGCACGGCCAGGCGGCTGTACTATGGGCAGCCACGGCAATGGCTCGGCTTGAATCGTCCGATAAAGTGGTGGCGGCAAAATAGTGACAAAGCTAGGAACTTCG
Protein-coding regions in this window:
- a CDS encoding glycoside hydrolase family 88/105 protein, translating into MKLTLRALGSVGILAVCLSAIVPAQGQTIPAEYAPIQIGKGLAKDFSNRSVQGKNVVIYPEICAWYGSLIYAREAHDKQLLEALQKRFEDLLAFNNQARVPNTRHVDFDVFGVVPLELYMQTGEKRYLEMGLRFADLQWESPQADGLSSETRYWIDDMYMLTILQLEAYRATKNPKYLLRGAKEMAAYIQKLQQPNGLFFHSPDAKYFWGRGNGWVAAGMTEMLTSLPKSNPNYPVILAGYKKMMSALLASQGKDGVWRQLLDKEESWAESSSSGMFTFAFAEGVRNGWLAKDLYSPAVYRAWTGVSGLVDQNSLVTSVCEGTNKEDSLTYYLLRKRRTGDLHGQAAVLWAATAMARLESSDKVVAAK